gttcaaaacaAACATCTAGCTACAGCCTAGTGAGCACAATGGCGAGCCACCCGTGGCCAGCACATTCTTCCCCTTAATTCATCCCCGAGGCCTCGAGGTTCTAGTATGCAAGACACATCCATTCAATCCAAACTCTGGCTGAAATCCCTTCTAAACGTAATCAGCTTCAGCTTCCACTCACTCCTGTGCCTCTGGAGCTACAGCTCAACTTCAGGCAGCTGTAACCAGAGGGCAGTGGTTACACCCAGGACCAGGGCCCCACAGACCAGTCTCTCTTTCAGAATCTGCCTCCTGAAGGGCAGCAGGCGCCTCTTAACCCACTTTGCTCAGTGAGGCTTCAGTCTGGGGACTGGAATCTTTAATTAGAATCTCCATGTTCATCAGGGGGTATCTTTATTTGTGGTAATAAAACGGGGACAGAGCATCACCTTCCAAGCCTGACAGCTGTACCTCTGACAAATATTCCCTAATGACAGTGGGACTAGGTGATGGCGACTGAATCACAGACTGCACGAGAATGACAAAAGTTAACGTTTAATTTACAGTGTAATAAAGGTTACAGGTAAAAAGCTACACATAAAGCGTGAAAAGGCCTATTACACAAATGTACAAATCTCTGTACAAAGCTCATATCAATGTTTCCTACCTTCGTCTCCTATGTTTGGTAGCCAGGTCTAGCCTTGGAGCTCTGGATAACAAGAGCTCTTGTCTCTGTCCAGGGGGGAAAGAGCCTCCGAACCAATACCCAAAAATGTCCTCTTAGAGACATCCATTACTTACAAAGTAAATCTCCTTTTTAATTGGAATTGCTCTAACTGGTCATATCCTTAAAAAATTGCCTTCATAACACACTCGAAAAGGAAAGTAATGCCTCAGAGAGTAGAGGACAGTACTCTGGAATTAAACAAGAAACTTCTGCAAATAAGAGTACTCAGGTTTGACAAGAAAAACAGGTAAAGTTCAAATAATACTGTAAGTTTAAAACTATCAACCTGTGTCTATGGCACTGGTCACAGatgaaggaaaatcaaaatgcTCTCATTCCAACagaaaggacaaaagaaaaaagcctaACTACTGGACCTCAAAACCACTGACCCAGGAAAACTTTTTTTACTTTAATCCTTAGCTTAACTGGAGAATTCTAAACCCTCTTGTTAATCACCTGGAATCTGTGGCAACCCTTCTGCTACCTGGGACTCGCAGGATAGTAAATATAAATTAGGCCGCTGGACCCACAAGGCTGGTGATGCTACTGTCAGCTCCACAGCTCTGGATTCAACCTGAGGGCCTAGAGTCTCTCCCAGGCTATttgactttaaataaaaatgatcctaggaagaaaagaaagaggaggtaATGAAAGGCCTGGGAAAGAGCCAGGGCAGTCTATTTAAAAGGATGTATGAAACATTTCTCTACAATGAAAGTGTTCTGAAGACAGGTCTTTTTAGGATATTTCAACCCCACCCCCAGTTTTGATATTACATGGTTAGGACCCCAGGAGACATTCTGAAAGACGATACTGCACACATGGAAAAATTTTCTCCCTAGTTCATTAGCTCCCCCATCACCcttccaccccatccccacccactcccacccctccatGACCAAAAATATCAAATCAGTAAGGAAGGTGTGGGCTTCTTGCCCGGCCAAGCCTCTTTtgcatatttcttcttcttgggtTCGTTGACAGCTTCAGGGTTATAGACGGCAGGGTTTGGTGCAGGGTTCATGTTCACTGCTGACGGCACGACAGGAGTCAAGTCCACATCAGGAGCGAGGTTTGGATATGGCATGGGCAAGCCACCAATGAGTGCTGTCCCATGGATGCCATGTGGCTGGGAGCCAGCTTCACTGTGCGTGGGGGGTAGGCCCCCATAGAGTCCTCCGCTGAATGCAAAGTTCTGCATGCGCCTGCTTCCTGATTCCTCCAGGCCCAGCGAGCCAGGGCCCTCCACCCGCTTTTTCTGTGGTTTACAAGGAACAGAATAGATAAGATGTGAGGCACGAGAGTGCTGCTAGACTCCTATTACAGTCCTATAAGAGCTGGGGAAGGCCCCTAAACCTCTAACATGAGGTCAGTGTGTGAGCTTTTCATAAAGTAAAACTCATCCAGTTTAAGTGACTATTCTTTACCTTAAGGCCAtacacctccctctctctcttctttttaatgttaaaatgccTTTTTAAGAAACAGAGTTGACAGAAGATGGTACTAggtatttcaatttttcttttgggggagaaaataaaaattgagtatctTCATGTCAGGCGctccatttttaaacattaatctGAGAGCAAAACAAATATGCAGTGACTGAAAGCAGTTTACTAGTTGTCTGGgactgggagtgggaagggaatgACAGCAAAGGGACATAGGGGAACTTTCTGGGGTAATGGAAAtcttctgtatcttgattatggtgatgattACCGAGGCACATAATCTGTCAAACTTCAAATTATAAAGACAGCAGAAAAtgccaaagaaagaagaaaaaagaaaagagctcaAGGGGAATTGTGACACAAATACTATGGAGTTGTACAGAAAAATTTCATCTCGTACTTTTTCACACTGGACTAGAAGTTCAATGAGGCTCTCCCTCACCTCTCTACTCCTTTTGGATGAAATAAAGACTAACTAGGAACTTGACACATCTTATCAATCTAATGTATtccaaagttttgtttgttttttttaagcaaaactcTATACCATCTCTGACCAGAGTCTTCCAATCATTTTTGAATACCTCTGTTAACAGGGATTTACTTCTAGGGGCCGTTTGTTCCCTTGTGGACAGCCCTATCTGTCAGGTAGTTAGTTCCTCCACATGTTGAGCAATCAGAACATCTCTGTAACTTCGACCCTCTTGGTTCTTTAGCAGAGCTGACCTTTAAACTTAATCCAGATGTGGGCTGGCTTTCCTATCTGTACCATTCCTATTCACCAGATAAAGTCATGGCAAAAGCCAGAGGTGCCAGCAGAAACACAACAATGCCTCTTCTTTGCCTAATAGCTTACTTTGAGTCCAGAAGTGATGGCTCAAGAAAGGTGGGTCTCTGCACCCTGCTGGGAGGTAAACTTACAGACTCACATGAAACCATAATTTACATGCATCATCAAGATGGCTGGTCACCTGTAGCCTCTTTATGGATCCCTAAACATATACAGGGTAAAAGTATTTCCACAGgatgaaaaatgggaaagaaacaaagagtgtgttttaaaattaagcaCATACTTAAGACTTACCTGTACACGAAAGAGTGGGTTTTTAAACCAGACTGTATGAAATTTCTAATACTGTCACAACGTGCTTCCTACCTTGACTGGGACCACTGCAGTCTGCACCATGTTCCGGAAGCGACCAACTGAGGGATCCACATCCTCTGCAAAAGGACATGAAGGAAGGGTTAGTTTGGTAATCTACCAGGAGGATTAAGGGTATAGGGCTCACTGCGAACAAAGCAATCacaataatacattaaaacagTAAAGTACAGCTAACACTTCGAGTGTTTACTATGTACCGTGTTAAATCCTTGCAccaaccctatgaggtaagtacCACcacaacaaacatttaaaagacaagaaaagaaactcaGGCGTGGGGAGTAAGGGGATCGGCCCAGTCACCCTACTGGAGAGAAGCCAGGATATGAATCTAAGCAGCCAGAAACAGGCCTCTGCTCCGAACCACTGTGCTGTGCTGCCTTCCCCAAGTTCTCTTTCATTCCATACACTTCCCTCTTTCgaggggagagaaaaaagagCAGACATTATCAATCTCATGTTAATGATAAAACAGTGACACGTCAAGATGTCACACACCACATACCTTGCTAACACCTGCTTATTAGCAAATAACAGAATTAGGATTCAGACCCAGGGCTTCAAGCTTAACTTCAGCTTTTGACCTGAGCAACTGTGTACCTTGTTCTGCTGTGCTTctctttattgtgcttcacagacattgcattttgttctgttttgttttgttttttaacaaactGAAGGTTGGTGGCAACCCTGTgctgtcagatgatggttaggtatttttagcaataaagtatttttaaattaaggcactgtaaaaaaaacaagtatgtaatattttagacaatgctactgcacacttaatacactacagtatagtgtaaacataacttttatgcacactgggaaacaaaacaaatctgtGTTACTAGCTTtgatatttgttttattgaagtggtctggaactgaactcaCAATAtttccaaggtatgcctgtacaaTTAAGACTCActtaaggggagggtatagctcaatggtagagcacaggcttatttagcatgcgcaaggtcctgggttcaatcctcagttatctccattaaaaaaaataaaacaaaaaaataaagctcctatagccattaaaaaaaaaaaagagggagagagtcACTAAAGGATCTGAAGCCCCTGTCCAAGTAGGGTGGGAGAGCAGCTCCCTTTTCACAGCTCACACACACGTTACCATACCCTACAAAGCTTCcagcttcattcattcactctgcAGGGAGAAAGCACTAAGATAAGTAAGGGACGTGCGTGCAGTCAGTCTCTCATGCCCCATTCCATCAGGCATGGAAATAAAGAGCAAGACACTGTCCTGCCTCTAAGGAGTTCACAGCTGTAAAGTCAGACAGGCTACAATACAATGGAGGTGCTTCAAGAGAGATGCAAAACAGTGTTCCTGGAGCACAGAACTGGGACAGACTCCCTAGAATGAACAGAATTTTTCTCATTGAAGGCTGAGTGTGTGGAAACAGGCAAGCACAGACTTATTATTCGTATTGGAAGCCCCTTTTATCTTCATATAGTAGTAGGAAAGGAATTATTTCcctaatagtaataataattccCTTATTTTAAACGCCTTGAAGGTGCTTGCTATTTAAAGAAACACTCCTGTGAATCTCTTTGGAATACAAAGATTCATTACTTAATTCGGATAATTAACCtctggtttctttgttttaagtCTGGCTTTTCACATATTAGGATGCCTGTAAAGAATATAGCCTGGTATCATGTTCACAAACAACTgctgttcaatgaatgaatgaataaactgctTCTAcatggaagaaggaagaggaaaagaaatccagGCTCATCAGCAAGAAGATGAGGTCTCTTAAAAAAGGCACCCATATTTTCTCTCATCACCATAGGAGCCCTGTTCCAATTATCCCTTCAGCAAGGAAAGCTAAATGAAGTGCAAGAGCAACTGGAGCCCAGGAAGTGTGCCTAATGAGGGATGCAACCCACGTGTGCAACAGGCCTCCAGAGGTGGGGGCTACGCCTATCTGGGGGAGCTTATCCTGTGCTGGCTGACAGGAACTCTTCTCGTTCTCCAGCCATTCTGCTCCTGGAGAGAGGATCTGCCCACTGCAGGATACCTCTGCTCCAGGAAGATTACCAAGTTCCTTGCTAAGTCTACTTCTGATACAAGAAAGTCTGCATAGGTAAAGGCAAAAGGGGTGGCAGAGGATGATGGTGCCGGTGGCTAACGTTTATCAAGGGCTATTGAGTGCTGAGTACTGAGGTATTTTCGCATATATTAATGATTTAATCTCCCCTCCAATCCTGTGAGGCTGGCAGTCTGGTAAGTCAGGGTCACAGAGCTACTAAGTGGAGAGGTGGGTTTCAAACATAGGCCCTCTGATTTCACAGCCCATGCTCTTAAATACTATGCCATACTCTGTCTGAATATACTGCCTTAATAAAGCTCCAGGGCAACAATTtgcaaggagaaaaagaaaacatatcagaccctgagtcctgaaaaacacttaaaaagttATCTCGTCTAGTGATTCCCAAACTGTTGGCTATTCATCAGTACAAAAAAGAGCTTGTTTAAAACTACAAATTTctaggttcaacccccagaaACTCTTACCTGGTACCCAGAAATAAGCTTCTCACATTAGTCAGCCAGCTCCTGCCTGAACATTTCCCTTGGGCATTCACTACTTGGAGGAGTAATTCGTTCCACTTTACACATTAGAAAGTGAATGAAAGTCACTAGAATGAATGCCCCAATCTCTTCCACAGGAATCTTTTAATTCTTCTTCTAAATATAAGAAGGATTCGTTGTTACTTTTTATGCTAAGCCAAATTACTTGCTACTCTCAGGCTCTGGTTTCGCCCACTCCTTCCTCCTGAAGGTCAGCCTTGCAAACATCCACACTCAGAGGCTGTACCTCCTCCAAAGTGTTCTCCCCTATGCATGGTTCCCAGCATTCAGGGACCACTTTCCATAGCTGGGAGTCTCCTCCACCCTCAAGACTACAGAACACATCTGGTCCTTAAGGCCATGTTTGAATTTAGTAACACATTTGTGAGTTCTGCTCAGAACACAGGCCACGGGGCTACTGCCCCCCATTATTCTATTAATGCAATCTTAAACTGTACTTGATTAGTTTCCACATCCCCCAATGACTTACACGGCATTTCCAATTAACTAAAATCcctagatttcttttttccacaAGCTGTCACTGGAACAGGttttctccatttaaataaatgatattttgaaacTAAATGCAGGACTTAAAAATTATTCTCCCTGCATTTCAATTtgggaaataaaagcaatttgTTAGTTTGGGATCGTTGTTTCCACCCATTAAGATTTATTTCCAAACAAGATTTTTGGAATCCCAATTCCATCTTCACTATATAAACCACACCTTCCAGCTCTATGCCATTCACTCCCAGAGTACTTGAGTTATAACATAAGCCCAGTAAGTGAATGCTGAATAATGGAACAAATGGGTAGACTCATTGGCCTTCCTATAAACTGATGCTCTCATCTTGCTGACATTTCCATACAAACTGTAAGTCACGACATTACAGAGGCATGTCTTCAATGCAATTAATAGTGGCAGAAAGTTCTCCAATCTTAGACTTACCAGTCATATTCAGACCCATGAGGACAGTAGTGTCTGCTTTGAGGTAAAGACAGCAAACACCTATACTTAAATTTACTTAACCACTATGACACAGACATACTGGATCAGCAAAGGAGTGTTACAGCCTTGCTCTGTATACTGAATTATATGCGCCCTCTCTGTAGCTATTTCTTTCACACTGAAACTGGATAATGATTGAGTGTTCAGGGTACTCCACCAACGCACAAGCATAcctgttttattgcacttcatgGATACTGAGTTTTTTATAGATTGAAGGTTTCTGGCAACTcagcattgagcaagtctatcagcgcCATTTTCACAAGAGCATgactcacttcatgtctctgtgttacatttttggtaattctcacaatatttcagacttttccaTTATACTGTCTGTCATAGTGATCTGTGATTAGtcatctttgatgttactattgcaaaaagattatgacttgctgaaggctcagatgacagCTAGCAGTTTTTTGCAatgaagtgttttttaattaagctaTGTACATTGTGTTTTTAGACTTAAtattattgcacacttaatataCAGTAATAGCGTAAATacaacttttatatgtactgggaaaccaaaaaattcttgTGATTTGCTTTACTGCGATACTCACTGTATTGTGGTGGTCTTGAACCAAAgctgcaatatctccaaggtatgcctataCCATACAAAAATATCTCCCCTCAATATAGCACCTGTTCTAATTGAGTAATAAagcataggtttaaaaaaaaaaaaatagcacctgTTATCCTAAACCTTGTTAAGAAACATTACAACTGAACTACAGATTGTGTACACTACTCTCTGAGACCACAGCTTTTTCATCAGGAAAAACTAGAAAGATACCTCACCTGGGTTGATGATCTCATCATCCTCACTGAAGGTCACCCGTgagttcttcctcttcctctttggtCTCTGAATGTCCAGATTTCCTTCCTCAATAGTGAGGGTGGAAATCCGCTTGTTGTGGGCAGTGTTGAATTCTGTCAGGTTCTGGGGCAGGGTTCACATGAGAAAGACAGGAATAAGTACACCGGAAACTTGAAGGAGAGTATTACCAAATAAAGGGTAGGAAGGTATCAGCAGCTAACCTTCACCTCCCCACACAGATGAGTCTCTTCTACATTCATGAAAGATTCATTACTGTCCCTAGATGCCTAATACAAGCGAGCCTCATTTGACAGAATGTGGAACATCTTTATTGACTAGTGGGCCCAGCAATAGTCAAAAGGAAGTGCTGAAAACACTTGAGTTGAGGTTTTGGGTTTTCTTGAAGAAAAGTTATGTTTTCATGCTGAGAATTAAAGGAATGTGACTAGGAAGAAATCCAAGAGTTGTTTTtaagtaacaaaacagaaatgagagAGGACAGCTTTTTTCCCAGTAGCTCTCTCCTTTAAAACTTGTTGCCAGTGCACTGAATATTTGGCATTAATATTTTGTTGCTCCCATCCCTGTGTCTGGCCCCATTTCTATTCATAACTATCCATCCATCTCAATGATTAACTTGGCCTCAGCACTGCTGCCTGCCTCTTCCCAACCCCCTGGACTTATTCCAATCTGCATTGCAGTTTGAGATATTCCAAATGTCTTGAGAACAAGGACCCAGAGATGACCTAACATACTGAACTAAAAGACAGGGAGGCATGGAAGCAGCCTGGAGGAGAATGGACAAGAGTGACTGCCTACGAGGCCCATGGCTATGAGACTACTTCTTTAGAACAAAATAACTTCTAAACTGTAAGATTTCTATAGTGTTTTTCTTCCTACAGGCTGGGAAACTGCCTCAGTATACACAGATAATAAATGCATGTGGGAGTTAAGGATAGGCTGGCGTTTGATACACCTGGATAGATCAGTCACACCAATGCAGTGACAGACATGTGAAGGCAACAGCTACATCACAAACTACTGGGGTCAGcctctagaaaagaaaaatcttagcaCATTAAAATGAAATCTTGTAAAATTCAGGGCCCTCAGGGAAGCCAGGCTGATAGCAAAAGCAGTCTAGTTCTATTCAGAAAATCCTCGGGCTGTTTGGACAATATCAAAAAGagctacataaatgaatgaaagctTCAGTCTCTGCAAGCCAGTGCTGTCCAGTCGAACTTTctggatgatggaaatgttttctacTGGTGCTACTCAATATGGTTAGTCACATGTGActactgagtacttgaaatgtggttagtggTTACTGCATTGGACAGCGCACCTCTAGGAAAATGTAACTACTACCCTTGGCTTCTAACATCCAGTGAAGGTGCACAAGACGACCATGAGGGTCTACTGGCAGGAGACCCAATCTCCTTCTTAGCCCTGGTTATACATAACCAAATCCACACAATGCAGCTCTCCAAGGgccacaccacattaacaaagtgGCAAAGGCCTACCACTGGGCTCAAGAAAACCTCCAGCTGCTAAGTCATTGGCATTTCAAGTTACACAGAACAGCAACATAATACAAAAACCAGAGTCCCAAAAGACTTAACAATGACATAGATGTGGAATTACATCaagctctgtttcctcctctggaagCCCCAGTAAGCCCTTGAGTTCATCATCCTCTCCACCCATCTTCTCATCTCCTTTCACAGCTGATGGCAATGTCTGAGGCTTCTCACGTAGAGTGTATGCCCTTGTGGATGCACCAAACGAGACTGTAGAATCGATGGGAATTTGCTGAGGCTTGTGAGGTTCCAACCGAATGTGACCCAAGAAAGTGCCGTGTGCTGGGAATAACCAAATCAGAAATGTAAGAGAGggcaaaaaacaacaaaaaaccaacctGAGTTGTCAAAGGGACAGCAGCTCTTCCTAGCAcatcagttttgctttttaaaatggaaatagcaCTGGGTCCACTTTGCATCCCTTGTCATGGGGTCACAATGAAAAGGAAACTCCACTAAATCCTGAATCTCTTCAGTGGATTTCTTACACATCTTCAGAGCTGCTGTTACCCCACACGACAAATACCACTGCTTGCTCTCTGCTGCCAGAAGGCTTGGCTCCATTCTGGGTCCAGCAGGAACAGCTCCAACCCAGCAATAACCATGTACCCCCAAGGCTAGAGAGAAGAATTGCTATGGTCTGACCTCTCCAGCCCCAAGTCTAAGGAACGTAGGAATTGCTGGCCTGGTGGCAGTTATGCTTGGGTTTTCCCCAGGATAAGAAAGGAGGTTGGTTGAAATGGGTGCAATATCAATAGCAAGGCAAGCCAAAATCCTACTGGAGAGTCTGAAGATTTTTCCATGTCCACATTCTGTATATtatgaaatggagagaaaagatgAGATAAATTTGCAAGTAAGTACTTGTAAGATGAGGCTCTCCAAAACCATTACATAGGCAgattgggtgtgtgtgtgggtgtgtgggggtgtgtgtgtgttgggaaagGAGTAAAACACGGTCAAGGTCCCATGCagtcatctcatttgcatttctgGGATTGTCTTTGACAAACTTGAAAATCTTATTAGTTGGAGTGTGCTTATAGAATTAAAGTTGATATTATTAGTAGTCAAAGCAAAATGTAGCTGGAATAAAGAACCCACTataaaaaactaacatttttgctcagagcttttttttgtttttttaatgtcctgTACCACAACTCTACTACATTAATGGAGCTCATTACGGCTTCTGCTTAATTTGGACCACAATCTATCATGGGCCTATAAACACTCGAATACCCATAATCCCTAGAGTTCCTGGCTGCTTTTTCTTGTTCTCTATATATACCAATTGCTTCCTCTGGGAACGTGCTCCCCAAACCCTCTTCTGTCTCTAGTCATCaattatttcaggaaaattgGATGTATTACAGCAATGGAGAAGGGCTGATTTAAAAACCAAACGTAAACTTCCTTGATGAGCAATAAAACACGGTATCAAAACTGAAGAACCCAAAGAACATTTTCACATTGCCCAAAAGGGAATGTGTGAAATGGGATGGGATGTGAGTTACTTACTACTGTTGAGATCTATTAGGAAAACTCTCTTCAGATGCTTGTGGTAGACCAAGGCAGCGTGGACCCGAGAGCAAGACTGGTGATCAATGGTAAAGTCACACAAATCAGGGTTTCTCCCAAATAAGTAATACTTCTTCTCATCAATAATcagtttctaaataaatattaaattaaatattacttaaaacTCGTTTCAACAGGGTTTAGCAGAAATTCTTCCGATCAAGTAACTAAAGAACCTTGAGTAAATAAAATTtgtcaaggtaaaaaaaaaatctatatctatatctatatctctcCTATAATTCTTCAAGATAAAGAGCTCAGAATGATTTATTAACATTTTCGGGGGGGGAGTGGATGGCAATTAATCTCCCCAAATATAGTGATCAAATGTTTAGTGTTGGTATGATAAAGCATTTCCTAATTCTATTAGATGTAAATGGCCTGCAAGAGTGGTTATCTTCTCTGCACTGGACATTTAAGATTTCACTGAATCTCAATTTTAGCTCAAGCAAGAAACAAGAATACAAAGCAGGCCTATAAACTAATACAACTGCTTTTCAGAAAGTATACATTCAAGTGAAGATTATCAATGGGTTAGGAAAGGAAGGGGATATAAACACCCATCTATATTCTAATCATGCTGCCAGAGCCCCAAAGTATTTTTGGAAACATCTTTAGGAACTGGAATTACATTAGACATCATTGAATGAGCCTCTAAATCTAACtttattattccatttcattTAAGTCACTCTTCCAAGATGGTCCAGCTGgttaagtggtagagctggggttTAAGCTCAGGTGTGAATGACTCATAATGCTAATATTCTAAACAACAGTGCCATGGGTCTGAAACAATTCTGAGAGAAGAGCTCCAAAATGTTTCTAGTAGCTGCTATGgcactggaaaaaataaaactatataatgCCCCCCAAAAATAGCAGAAAAGAGGATTTCATGGATCAGcaaactgttatttaaaaaat
The Camelus dromedarius isolate mCamDro1 chromosome 14, mCamDro1.pat, whole genome shotgun sequence genome window above contains:
- the PPP1R8 gene encoding nuclear inhibitor of protein phosphatase 1 isoform X2, whose protein sequence is MAAAANSGSSLPLFDCPTWAGKPPPGLHLDVVKGDKLIESCSRVHAALVYHKHLKRVFLIDLNSTHGTFLGHIRLEPHKPQQIPIDSTVSFGASTRAYTLREKPQTLPSAVKGDEKMGGEDDELKGLLGLPEEETELDNLTEFNTAHNKRISTLTIEEGNLDIQRPKRKRKNSRVTFSEDDEIINPEDVDPSVGRFRNMVQTAVVPVKKKRVEGPGSLGLEESGSRRMQNFAFSGGLYGGLPPTHSEAGSQPHGIHGTALIGGLPMPYPNLAPDVDLTPVVPSAVNMNPAPNPAVYNPEAVNEPKKKKYAKEAWPGKKPTPSLLI
- the PPP1R8 gene encoding nuclear inhibitor of protein phosphatase 1 isoform X1, with translation MAAAANSGSSLPLFDCPTWAGKPPPGLHLDVVKGDKLIEKLIIDEKKYYLFGRNPDLCDFTIDHQSCSRVHAALVYHKHLKRVFLIDLNSTHGTFLGHIRLEPHKPQQIPIDSTVSFGASTRAYTLREKPQTLPSAVKGDEKMGGEDDELKGLLGLPEEETELDNLTEFNTAHNKRISTLTIEEGNLDIQRPKRKRKNSRVTFSEDDEIINPEDVDPSVGRFRNMVQTAVVPVKKKRVEGPGSLGLEESGSRRMQNFAFSGGLYGGLPPTHSEAGSQPHGIHGTALIGGLPMPYPNLAPDVDLTPVVPSAVNMNPAPNPAVYNPEAVNEPKKKKYAKEAWPGKKPTPSLLI